A stretch of Channa argus isolate prfri chromosome 16, Channa argus male v1.0, whole genome shotgun sequence DNA encodes these proteins:
- the cldn20 gene encoding claudin-20: MASTGMQIFGFVLALLGIMGAMVATLLPNWKVSADVGSNIITAISQMQGLWMDCTWYSTGMFSCTLKYSVLSLPAYLQTARTTMVLCCVLAAMGLCLASLGLKCTRWGGGRRSKRHASIASGGCFVAAGFLCLVPASWFTNEVITNFLDSSVPESNKFEPGGAVYVAFVSAGFLFVGGSIFCMSCSGKRHGPQDLVLLPPPDKLLLQQQQQQLLQQQQELQHQYCSLSPLDNKTGYSLQDYV; encoded by the coding sequence ATGGCATCCACGGGCATGCAGATATTTGGATTTGTCCTAGCCCTGCTGGGCATCATGGGTGCAATGGTGGCAACTCTGCTGCCAAACTGGAAGGTCAGTGCAGACGTGGGTTCCAACATCATTACAGCAATCTCACAGATGCAGGGACTGTGGATGGACTGCACATGGTACAGCACAGGCATGTTCAGCTGCACACTCAAGTATTCAGTGCTTTCACTACCTGCGTACTTGCAGACTGCTCGCACCACCATGGTGTTGTGCTGCGTACTCGCTGCCATGGGCCTCTGTCTTGCATCCCTGGGACTAAAATGCACGCGCTGGGGAGGTGGACGACGCTCAAAGCGGCACGCATCAATAGCCAGTGGTGGCTGCTTTGTCGCCGCAGGCTTTCTGTGTCTGGTGCCTGCTTCCTGGTTTACCAATGAGGTCATCACTAACTTTCTGGACTCCAGTGTGCCCGAAAGCAATAAGTTTGAGCCTGGGGGTGCTGTATACGTGGCCTTTGTTTCGGCAGGATTCCTCTTCGTTGGGGGGTCCATTTTCTGTATGTCTTGCTCTGGGAAAAGACATGGACCCCAGGACCTTGTCCTGCTCCCTCCTCCTGACAAACTGcttctccagcagcagcagcaacagctgctccagcagcagcaagaGCTCCAGCACCAGTACTGCTCTCTCTCCCCACTAGACAATAAGACTGGCTACAGCCTACAGGACTATGTGTAA